The nucleotide window TGGGACGGCCGCGTCGATACCCTGGAAGAACAGGTGCAGACCGTGGTGACCAGCTCCACGGAAATGGGTAGTACCTGGGAATCGGTGGTCAAGCGCATCGCCGATGATCCGGGTTACGCCAAGGATTTCGCCAGCGCCTATCCCGAGGGCGTCACCCAACCCAATATCCAGAGGGCCCTGGCCGATTTCGAGCGCACCCTGCTGACGCCCAACTCGCGCTTCGACCAATATCTGCTGGGCAACACCGACATCCTCACCCCCCGGGAAAAGTTCGGTTACCAACGTTTCAAGGAATACGGCTGCATCGCTTGCCACCAGGGTGTGAATATCGGCGGCAACATGTTCCAGAAGTTCGGCGTCATGGGTGACTACATTGCGGATCGGGGCAACCCTACCCAGGTCGATGAGGGTCGCTTCAACATCACCGGCGATGAAGGCGACCGTCAGGTCTTCAAGGTTCCCAGCCTGCGTAACGTGGCCGTTACCGCACCGTATTTCCACGACGGATCCGCGCCGACCCTCGAGCGTGCGGTGGAAGTGATGTTCAAATACCAGTTGGGCCGTGAGCCCTTGAAGAACGACACGGAGCTGATCGTCGAATTCCTCAAGACCCTGACCGGCGAATGGGAGGGCAAGCCACTATGAAGGCCCTTCGCCGCTTCGGCCTGTTCTTCATCGGTGCCCTGCTCGCCTCGGTCCTGCTGTTCATGTACATCAATTCGAGTGCCCAGCAGGCTGCTTCGTACATCGAGTCCAGGGACCTGGTCCGCCTGCTCAAGCAGCAGGACGCCATCTGGGACAACGAAGTACTCAAATCCCGCATCGCCCTGAGTCACAACTACGATCCGCTGGTCTCCCCATTGCACGAAATGACGCGCCTGTGGCGACGCCTCGACGCCATTGAATCGGAGCCTGGTCGCCATGCCCACTCGCTCTGGGAGAGCCAGCGCGACGAATACCTCAAGGCCATCAAGGAAAAGACCCGACTGGTGGAACAGTTCAAGTCCCACAATGCAGTGTTGCGCAATTCCCTGGCGTTCCTGCCCACCGCCGAGGACGACATCCAGGCCGAGTTCGCCCAGCTGTCCGACGAGGACAAACTGCAGCTGCAAAGTGTTGCCATCGATACCTACGACCTGCTGCTCAGCAGCATGGAGTTCTCCCAGCTCACTACCCGCGAAATTGCCGCCGAGGTGCTGCTTGGCCTGAACCGCCTCGATGTGAACAAGGAGCGCCTGCCGGTGGGCCTGCATGACTCCATCGACATCCTGAGCCGGCACATTGCCCTGATCCTGCGCGAACAACCACGGGTCAATGAGTTGCTGGAGGGCATCGAAGCCGTTCCCGTCTCCGATCACCTGGACACCATCACCCGCCTGCTCGATGAGGACCAGGAAATAGCCGCCCACAGGTACCAGCGCAATCACGTGTACCTGCTGGTGTTCGCCACTCTCCTGGTGTTGATATTGATCTGGCTGGCCATCCGGCTGATACGCAGCTTTGCCGAGATCAAGCGGGTCAACAACGCCCTGCAAACCGCCAACGACGAATTGGAACAACGGGTCGAAGAGCGCACCCGCGAGCTCAAGGATACCCAGAGTGAATTGATGGATACCGCCCGCCAGGCCGGCATGGCGGAAATCGCCACCAATGTGCTGCACAACGTCGGCAACGTGCTCAACAGCGTGAATATCTCCGCCGATCTGGTCAGTCGCAAATTGCGCAGCAGCAAGGCCCAGGGACTGGGCAAGGCAATGAGCCTGATCAACGAGCACCCCCATGACCTGGGGCATTTCCTCAGCGAAGACGAGAAAGGCAAGCTGCTGCCCGGCTATCTCAACCAGTTGGTGGACGCCATGGCAGTCGAGCAGCAGAGCCTGATCGATGAGCTGGCCCTGTTGAGCAAGAGCGTGGACCACATCAAGGACATCGTCTCCACGCAGCAATCCTATGCCGGAGCCAACAGCATGATGGAACCGCTGGTGATCAGCGAATTGCTTGAAGATGCCCTGCGCATGAACTCCGGCGCCCTGACCCGGCACCATGTGACGGTGATCAAGGAATACGGTAACGTGCCTCGGGTCATGGGCGACAAGCACCGGCTGCTGCTGATCCTGATCAACCTGATCAGCAACGCCAAATACGCCATGGCCGGGGTCTCGAATCATGCGCGGAACATGACCCTGAGTGCGGCGGTCGTAAATGACGAGACGTTGCAGATCAGTGTCAAGGACGAGGGCGAAGGTATTCCGGAAGAAAACATGACACGTATCTTTGCCCACGGTTTTACCACGCGCAAGGAAGGCCACGGGTTCGGCCTGCACAGCTGTGCAACGGCCGCCATCGAAATGAACGGCCGCCTCACCGCCCACAGTGAGGGCCCCGGCAAGGGGGCGACATTCGTACTGCACGTGCCCCTGAAACTCGCGGAAGACGATTCATGAATAATTTAAGTAACCGGCGCATCCTGTTGGTCGACGACACGCCCGCCATTCATGAGGATTTCCGCAAGATCCTCACCCCCGAGGAAGACAGCAACACCGACCTGCAGGACATGGAAAGCGCGCTGTTCGGCGAGGCACCGAAACCGGTCGGCACGGTATACGAGCTCGACTCGGCCTATGGCGGCCAGGAAGGCCTGAGCAAATTGCAGGCGGCACTGGCAAAAGACCGTCCGTATGCACTGGCTTTCGTCGACATGCGCATGCCTGAGGGGTGGGACGGGGCCAAGACCATCGAAGAACTGTGGAAGTGCGACCCACAGTTACAGGTGGTGGTGTGCACGGCCTATTCGGATTATTCCTGGGATGAACTGCTGGATCGACTGAACGGCCACGACCGCCTGCTGATCTTGAAAAAGCCCTTCGATAACATCGAAGTCCAGCAGATGGCCAACACCCTCACCACCAAATGGGAAATGACTTCGCGCGCACAGTTGAAGATGAGCAAGCTCGAGGAACTGGTGCAGCAACGCACCCAGGCGTTCAAGCAGGCCAGTACCTTGCTGCAAATGGAAATCGACGAACGCAAGATGCTCGAAACCCAGTTGGTGCAATCGGAAAAGCTCGCCTCGCTGGGTCAGCTGGCCGCCGGGGTGGCCCACGAAATCAACAACCCCATCGGTTTCATCTCCTCCAACCTGGGCGCCCTGGACGGCTATTTCAGCAAGCTGGAAGAAATGCTCCTGGCCTATGGCAACGCCGAGGAAGCCATCGCCTCGCCGGAGTTGGTGATGTACCTGGTCAAGCTGCGCGAGCAGGTGGAGCTGGACTTCCTGGTCGAGGACATTCCGTTGCTGATCAAGGAGTCCAAGGACGGCATCGCCCGGGTCGGACAGATCGTCAAGGACCTGAAGGACTTCTCCCGCGTGGACTCCAACCAGGAATGGCAGATGGCGAACCTGCAACAGGGCATGGATTCGACGCTGAACATCGTTGCCAACGAAATCAAGTACAAGGCCGACGTGATCAAGGAGTACAGCCCGCTGCCAGAGGTCGAATGCCTGCCGTCGCAAATCAATCAGGTGATCATGAACCTGATCGTCAACGCCGCTCAGGCCATCGGCCCCGAACGGGGCACTATCACCCTGCGCAACGGCGTCGACGGTGACAGCGTGTGGATCGAAGTCGCCGACAACGGCTCGGGCATCCCACCGGAAACCCTGCAAAAAATCTTCGACCCGTTCTTTACCACCAAACCCATCGGCCAGGGCACGGGGCTTGGGCTGTCACTGTCCTATGGCATCGTGAAGAAGCACAACGGCGAGATCAGCGTGCGAAGTGAGGTGGGGGTGGGTACGACGTTCCGGATCGAGTTGCCGATGCGGCAGATGAAGTTGGCGGAGTGACCCGAATTTACCTGTAAAAGAGTGCCCCTCTTGTGGCGAGGGGATTTATCCCCGCTGGGCCGCGCAGCGGCCCTAAAACCAGGCGACTCGGTACTTCAGGCAGATTGAGTCGATTGTATTGGGGCTGCTACGCAGCCCAGCGGGGATAAATCCCCTCGCCACGGATAAAGCTCTTAGCACATAAAATCCTCTCATCACCGGTTACCCAGCGTTTCGCCAGCAGCGCAGAATGCCCCCCCTCGCCCCTACCCAGGAAACCGCATGAGCCTGTCGCTATTAAGCCCGTTACGCCTTCTTCGCCGGCTGTGTGCTGTCCACCCTCGCCAGATTTGCTCCAACACAAAGCCTGGGCAAGATCCTCTGTGGCGAGGGGATTTATCCCCGCTGGGGCGCGCAGCGGCCCTAAAACCAGGCGACTCGGTACTTCAGGCAGATTGAGTCGATTGTATTGGGGCTGCTACGCAGCCCAGCGGGGATAAATCCCCTCGCCACGGATAAAGCCCTCAGCACATGAAATCCTCTCATCACCGGTTACCCAGTGTTTCGCCAGCAGCGCAGAATGGCCCTTCGCCCCTATCCCAAGGAAACCGCATGAGCCTGTCGCTATTAAGCCGTTACGCCTTCTTCGCCGGCTGTGTGCTGTCCACCCTCGCCAGATTTGCTCCAACACAAAGCCTGGGCAAGATCCTCTGTGGCGAGGGGATTTATCCCCGCTGGGGCGCGCAGCGGCCCTAAAACCAGGCGACTCGGTACTTCAGGCAGATTGAGTCGATTGTATTGGGGCTGCTACGCAGCCCAGCGGGGATGAATCCCCTCGCCACGGATAAAGCCCTTAGCACATGAAATCCTCTTATCACCGGTTACCCAGCGTTTCGCCAGCAGCGCAGAATGGCCCTTCGCCCCTATCCCAAGGAAACCGCATGAGCCTGTCGCTATTAAGCCGTTACGCCTTCTTCGCCGGCTGTGTGTTGTCCACCCTCGCCAGCTTTGCTCCAACACAAAGCCTGGGCAAGATCCTCTGTGGCGAGGGGATTTATCCCCGCTGGGGCGCGCAGCGGCCCTAAAACCAGGCGACTCGGTACTTCAGGCAGATTGAGTCGATTGTATTGGGGCTGCTGCGCAGCCCAGCGGGGATGAATCCCCTCGCCACGGATAAAGCTCTCAGCACATGAAATCCTCTCATCACCGGTTACCCAGCGTTTCGCCAGCAGCGCAGAATGGCCCTTCGCCCCTACCCCAAGGAAACCGCATGAGCCTGTCGCTATTAAGCCGTTACGCCTTCTTCGCCGGCTGTGTGTTGTCCACCCTCGCCAGATTTACTCCAACAAAAAGCCTGGGCAAGATCCTCTGTGGCGAGGGGATTTATCCCCGCTGGGGCGCGCAGCGGCCCTAAAACCAGGCGACTCGGTACTTCAGGCAGATTGAGTCGATTGTATTGGGGCTGCTACGCAGCCCAGCGGGGATGAATCCCCTCGCCACGGATAAAGCCCTTAGCACATGAAATCCTCTTATCACCGGTTGCCCAGCGTTTCGCCAGCAGCGCAGAATGGCCCTTCGCCCCTACCCCAAGGAAACCGCATGAGCCTGTCGCTATTAAGCCGTTACGCCTTCTTCGCCGGCTGTGTGCTGTTCACCCTCGCCAGATTTGCTCCAACACAAAGCCTGGGCAAGATCCTCTGTGGCGAGGGGACTTATCCCCGCTGGGGCGCGCAGCGGCCCTAAAACCAGGCGACTCGGTACTTCAGGCAGATTGAGTCGATTGTATTGGGGCTGCTACGCAGCCCAGCGGGGATGAATCCCCTCGCCACGGATAAAGCCCTTAGCACATGAAATCCTCTTATCATCGGTTGCCCAGCGTTTCGCCAGCAGCGCAGAATGGCCCTTCGCCCCTACCCCAAGGAAACCGCATGAGCCTGTCGCTATTAAGCCGTTACGCCTTCTTCGCCGGCTGTGTGCTGTTCACCCTCGCCAGCCTGCCGTTCCTTGCGCATGACTGGCTATGGCCGATCGCGCTGGTGACAGGCCTGCTGAGCCTGCTGGGGTTGTTCGACCTGCTGCAAAAACGCCACGCCGTGCGGCGCAACTATCCGATCCTGGGCAATATCCGCTACCTGGTCGAAGGCATTCGCCCGGAGATCCGCCAATACCTGCTCGAATCCGACAGCGATGCCCTGCCCTTCTCCCGCGCCCAGCGCTCACTGGTGTACTCCCGGGCCAAGAACGAAAGCGCCGACAAACCCTTCGGCACCTTGATCGACGTCTACCAGGCCGGTTTCGAATTCATCGGCCACTCCATGCGCCCGGCTCCGCTGAGCGACCCCAGTGGGTTTCGCGTAACGGTCGGTGGCCCGCAGTGCACCCAGCCTTACTCGGCTTCGGTGTTCAACATTTCCGCCATGAGCTTCGGCTCCCTGAGCGCCAACGCCATCCGGGCGTTGAACCAAGGCGCGAAGCTCGGCAATTTCGCCCACGATACCGGCGAAGGCAGCATCAGCCCCTACCACCGTGAACACGGCGGCGACCTGACCTGGGAGCTGGGCAGCGGCTACTTCGGCTGTCGCACCGCGGACGGCCACTTCGACCCGGAGCGGTTCGCCGCCCAGGCCCGGGACCCACAGGTGCGGATGATTGAAATCAAGATGAGCCAGGGCGCCAAACCCGGCCACGGCGGGATTCTGCCCAAGCACAAGGTCACCCGGGAAATCGCCGAAACCCGCGGCATCCGCATGGGCGAGGATTGCGTTTCACCGTCCTGCCACAGTGCGTTCTCCACGCCCATCGAGTTGATGCGGTTCGTACAGCAACTGCGTGAGTTGTCCGGTGGCAAGCCGGTGGGCTTCAAATTCTGCCTGGGTCACCCATGGGAGTTCATGGGGATCGCCAAGGCCATGCTGGAAACCGGTATCCTGCCCGACTTCATCGTGGTGGACGGCAAGGAAGGTGGCACGGGCGCCGCGCCGGTCGAGTTCACCGACCACATCGGCGCGCCGTTGCGCGAGGGACTGCTGTTCGTCCACAACACCCTGGTGGGTCTGAACTTGCGGGACAAGATCAAGCTCGGCGCCAGCGGCAAGATCGTCAGCGCCTTCGACATCGCCAGCGTACTGGCCATCGGTGCCGACTGGGCCAACGCCGCCCGGGGCTTCATGTTCGCCATCGGCTGCATCCAGTCGCAAAGCTGCCACACCAACAAATGCCCCACCGGCGTCGCCACCCAGGACACCTTGCGCCAGCGCGCCCTGGTCGTCCCGGACAAGGCCCAGCGGGTCTACAGCTTTCACCGCAACACCCTCAAGGCCCTGGCGGAAATGCTCGCCGCCGCCGGCCTCGAACACCCGTCGCAGTTGCAACCCAAGCACCTGGTTCGACGGATGTCCGCGACCGAGATCAAGCTGTTTTCACAGCTGCATGTGTTTCTGAAGCCAGGGGAGTTGCTGACGGGCGAAGTCAATGGCGCGTTTTATTCGCGAATGTGGCAGATGGCGCGGGCGGACAGTTTCGAGCCTTTGGAAATGGAGGTTGCGTAACCGTTAACGCAGGGCCCGAAAGCCTCGATCGGCCGGGGTTTCGGATCGCTCCACCTGTCAACTCTGACAGTAGACGGCTACGCCCCTGCAATTGAACATCCCCTCAGACGTTCAATTGCAGGGAAGATGCTATGTTGACGCGCCGCGATCTCGTGAGCTTCACCTCGCTCTGTGCAGCCTTTACCTCATTGCCCCTGCCTGTCCCCGCGCTGGCCAGCGACGTGAAGCCCGACACGCCGGTCCCCTTCAGCTTCGACACATTGATCCTGCTCGCCGAAGCCATGGCGCTCAAACCCTATGTCAAATCGACCGCCATTCCCGGGCACCTGCTGGCGAAAATCGATTACGACGCATTGAGCAAGATTCGATTCGACAGCGCACGTGCGCTTTTTGCCAACGGCCCCGGCCAGTACCCGATCACCTTCTTCCATCTGGGAGAGTTCTTTCGTACCCCGGTAAAAATTCATGTCGTCGCTGATGGCGTCGCCCATGAGATCCCTTACGACAAATCGCTCTTCGATATGCCCGCCGACAGCCCGGCCCAGGCGCTCGCCTCCAATGTTGGCTTTGCCGGTTTGCGTCTTCAGGAAAGCCGTTTGGGCAAGCCAAAGAATCGTGATTGGAAGCACAACGATTGGGCGGCGTTCGTCGGCGCCTCTTATTTTCGGACCATTGGAGAGCAGTACCAGTACGGCATTTCAGCGCGGGGAATAGCACTGAATGTCGCACAGGCGGGCATGGCCGAAGAATTTCCTGACTTCACCCAGTTCTGGATCGAGACACCCACCGACGATCGACAAGCCAGCATGACGCTGTATGGGTTGCTTGAAGGGCCCAGCCTGTGTGGCGCCTATCGCTTTGTGCTGAGCCGCGCCAAAGGTGTGCTGATGGACGTCGAGGCCACGCTGTTTCTACGCCAGAATATCGATCGCTTCGGCATCGCACCGCTGACGTCAATGTATTGGTTCGGCGAAACGACCAAGGCTACCGCTCTCGACTGGCGTCCTGAAGTGCACGACTCTGACGGATTGGCGCTATGGACAGGAACGGGTGAACATATCTGGCGCCCGCTTAACAACCCCTCGCGCACCATGG belongs to Pseudomonas sp. B21-028 and includes:
- a CDS encoding cytochrome-c peroxidase; amino-acid sequence: MASSGLLFALGLLMGSGVAAHAAPLDEPLKPLPPAPALDPKSVQLGQRLFFDPRLSVNNTLSCASCHRLDKGGADDKRFSLGFDGKPVEVNTPTVFNASLNFHQFWDGRVDTLEEQVQTVVTSSTEMGSTWESVVKRIADDPGYAKDFASAYPEGVTQPNIQRALADFERTLLTPNSRFDQYLLGNTDILTPREKFGYQRFKEYGCIACHQGVNIGGNMFQKFGVMGDYIADRGNPTQVDEGRFNITGDEGDRQVFKVPSLRNVAVTAPYFHDGSAPTLERAVEVMFKYQLGREPLKNDTELIVEFLKTLTGEWEGKPL
- a CDS encoding DAHL domain-containing protein, translated to MKALRRFGLFFIGALLASVLLFMYINSSAQQAASYIESRDLVRLLKQQDAIWDNEVLKSRIALSHNYDPLVSPLHEMTRLWRRLDAIESEPGRHAHSLWESQRDEYLKAIKEKTRLVEQFKSHNAVLRNSLAFLPTAEDDIQAEFAQLSDEDKLQLQSVAIDTYDLLLSSMEFSQLTTREIAAEVLLGLNRLDVNKERLPVGLHDSIDILSRHIALILREQPRVNELLEGIEAVPVSDHLDTITRLLDEDQEIAAHRYQRNHVYLLVFATLLVLILIWLAIRLIRSFAEIKRVNNALQTANDELEQRVEERTRELKDTQSELMDTARQAGMAEIATNVLHNVGNVLNSVNISADLVSRKLRSSKAQGLGKAMSLINEHPHDLGHFLSEDEKGKLLPGYLNQLVDAMAVEQQSLIDELALLSKSVDHIKDIVSTQQSYAGANSMMEPLVISELLEDALRMNSGALTRHHVTVIKEYGNVPRVMGDKHRLLLILINLISNAKYAMAGVSNHARNMTLSAAVVNDETLQISVKDEGEGIPEENMTRIFAHGFTTRKEGHGFGLHSCATAAIEMNGRLTAHSEGPGKGATFVLHVPLKLAEDDS
- a CDS encoding ATP-binding protein, whose translation is MNNLSNRRILLVDDTPAIHEDFRKILTPEEDSNTDLQDMESALFGEAPKPVGTVYELDSAYGGQEGLSKLQAALAKDRPYALAFVDMRMPEGWDGAKTIEELWKCDPQLQVVVCTAYSDYSWDELLDRLNGHDRLLILKKPFDNIEVQQMANTLTTKWEMTSRAQLKMSKLEELVQQRTQAFKQASTLLQMEIDERKMLETQLVQSEKLASLGQLAAGVAHEINNPIGFISSNLGALDGYFSKLEEMLLAYGNAEEAIASPELVMYLVKLREQVELDFLVEDIPLLIKESKDGIARVGQIVKDLKDFSRVDSNQEWQMANLQQGMDSTLNIVANEIKYKADVIKEYSPLPEVECLPSQINQVIMNLIVNAAQAIGPERGTITLRNGVDGDSVWIEVADNGSGIPPETLQKIFDPFFTTKPIGQGTGLGLSLSYGIVKKHNGEISVRSEVGVGTTFRIELPMRQMKLAE
- a CDS encoding FMN-binding glutamate synthase family protein codes for the protein MSLSLLSRYAFFAGCVLFTLASLPFLAHDWLWPIALVTGLLSLLGLFDLLQKRHAVRRNYPILGNIRYLVEGIRPEIRQYLLESDSDALPFSRAQRSLVYSRAKNESADKPFGTLIDVYQAGFEFIGHSMRPAPLSDPSGFRVTVGGPQCTQPYSASVFNISAMSFGSLSANAIRALNQGAKLGNFAHDTGEGSISPYHREHGGDLTWELGSGYFGCRTADGHFDPERFAAQARDPQVRMIEIKMSQGAKPGHGGILPKHKVTREIAETRGIRMGEDCVSPSCHSAFSTPIELMRFVQQLRELSGGKPVGFKFCLGHPWEFMGIAKAMLETGILPDFIVVDGKEGGTGAAPVEFTDHIGAPLREGLLFVHNTLVGLNLRDKIKLGASGKIVSAFDIASVLAIGADWANAARGFMFAIGCIQSQSCHTNKCPTGVATQDTLRQRALVVPDKAQRVYSFHRNTLKALAEMLAAAGLEHPSQLQPKHLVRRMSATEIKLFSQLHVFLKPGELLTGEVNGAFYSRMWQMARADSFEPLEMEVA
- a CDS encoding glucan biosynthesis protein, which translates into the protein MLTRRDLVSFTSLCAAFTSLPLPVPALASDVKPDTPVPFSFDTLILLAEAMALKPYVKSTAIPGHLLAKIDYDALSKIRFDSARALFANGPGQYPITFFHLGEFFRTPVKIHVVADGVAHEIPYDKSLFDMPADSPAQALASNVGFAGLRLQESRLGKPKNRDWKHNDWAAFVGASYFRTIGEQYQYGISARGIALNVAQAGMAEEFPDFTQFWIETPTDDRQASMTLYGLLEGPSLCGAYRFVLSRAKGVLMDVEATLFLRQNIDRFGIAPLTSMYWFGETTKATALDWRPEVHDSDGLALWTGTGEHIWRPLNNPSRTMASAFSDNNPRGFGLLQRDRSFDHYLDKARYERRPGLWVEPLGDWGNGSVQLVEIPTDDEIHDNIVAMWVPKEPAEAGNQYHFKYRLHWLSEEPYPSSLARCVATRLGNGGLAGRPRPKGVRKFFVEFSGAPLEKLALSQEPEVVLWASRGTFSNVFSGMLPDGQAGHGYAQFDLSVEPGEPVEMRLYLSFKGETLTETWLYQYHTAEPP